Proteins from a single region of Haloplanus sp. GDY1:
- a CDS encoding PQQ-binding-like beta-propeller repeat protein: MSPNGVTRRRVIRAAGSSVVGSAVLSGTGRPVHGQPGESWPQFGHDDANTGHAPDNTGPIDDIRERWTYTADHPDLDEQSGLSSSPAAVDGTVYVGSWDGTLHALDAGDGAKEWEYETGGTVRSSPAVVDDTVYVGGGDAVFAVDASDGSDEWGVDTGGYVSSPAVVDGTVYVGSNDRNVYALDASDGTERWRFGTGGEVESSPAVVDGTVYVGSNDRNVYALDVGDGTERWRFETGGEVESSPAVVDGTVYVGCSVVNEANVYALSAADGGEEWRFETGGGVTSSPAVVDDTVYVGSTDRQLYALSAADGTERWSFEADGTPSPPAVVDGTVYFGTTGEGTAYALDASDGTERWSLGVSGFVRASPAVANGTVYVTSGAFNVSALTGRSPTPSPTPEPTPSPTPEPAGPTGGGGDPAEGSGSRDDREMLPLLFGMVGLGGAGAGAWWYTRRRGDSDVDGPDGGESTTRSDATPRTRTSPSGRGAADPTGGAERIDAAMVPDEIPDAPTLSVDFEALREMEPIGVGGNADVKRAVLATPDGDVRLAIKEPRMSGTLHTDQVERMLDEAETWARLDDHDHVVGVVDYGSAPTPWIAMEYMDGGHLGERCGEMRLPQALWTGVVLARAVRHAHRRGVAHLDLKPENVLFRTVEDAWDVPKIADWGLSKHLLDHSTSVEGLSPQYAAPEQFTEEYGPTDDVTDIYQLGAVLYELFTGRPPFEGEAATVMQRALNESPTPPSEVASVPEALDGILLTALAKERDDRYDDVIYLRDDLRELFGDR, from the coding sequence GGGGACGGGTCGACCGGTCCACGGGCAACCGGGGGAATCCTGGCCACAGTTCGGCCACGACGACGCCAACACCGGGCACGCGCCCGACAACACCGGCCCCATCGACGATATTCGGGAGCGCTGGACCTATACCGCCGACCATCCCGACCTCGACGAGCAGAGCGGACTGTCCTCGTCGCCGGCGGCCGTCGACGGCACCGTCTACGTCGGAAGTTGGGACGGCACGCTGCACGCGCTGGACGCGGGCGACGGCGCCAAAGAGTGGGAGTACGAGACGGGCGGCACGGTTCGTTCGTCGCCGGCAGTGGTAGACGATACCGTCTACGTCGGGGGCGGAGACGCCGTCTTTGCGGTGGACGCGAGCGACGGGTCCGACGAGTGGGGCGTCGATACTGGCGGGTACGTTTCGTCGCCCGCGGTCGTCGACGGCACCGTCTACGTCGGAAGCAACGATCGAAACGTCTACGCGCTGGACGCGAGCGACGGCACCGAACGGTGGCGCTTCGGGACGGGCGGGGAAGTGGAGTCGTCGCCCGCGGTCGTCGACGGCACCGTCTACGTCGGAAGCAACGACCGAAACGTCTACGCGCTGGACGTGGGCGACGGCACCGAACGGTGGCGCTTCGAGACGGGCGGGGAAGTGGAGTCGTCGCCCGCGGTCGTCGACGGCACCGTCTACGTCGGCTGTTCGGTCGTCAACGAGGCGAACGTGTACGCGCTGTCGGCGGCGGACGGAGGGGAGGAGTGGCGGTTCGAGACGGGTGGTGGCGTGACGTCGTCGCCGGCAGTGGTGGACGACACCGTCTACGTCGGGAGTACTGACCGGCAGCTGTACGCGCTGTCGGCGGCGGACGGGACCGAACGGTGGAGCTTCGAAGCCGATGGAACACCCTCGCCCCCAGCGGTGGTGGACGGGACCGTCTACTTCGGAACCACGGGCGAAGGCACGGCGTACGCGCTGGACGCGAGTGATGGGACCGAGCGATGGAGCCTCGGGGTGAGCGGGTTCGTGCGGGCGTCCCCGGCGGTGGCGAACGGCACCGTCTACGTCACGAGCGGTGCCTTCAACGTGTCCGCGCTGACCGGCCGCTCCCCGACGCCGTCGCCGACTCCGGAGCCGACGCCGTCGCCGACCCCGGAGCCGGCGGGGCCCACCGGCGGGGGCGGGGATCCGGCGGAAGGGAGCGGGAGCCGGGACGACCGAGAAATGCTCCCACTGCTGTTCGGCATGGTCGGACTCGGCGGTGCCGGTGCCGGCGCGTGGTGGTACACGCGACGCAGGGGAGACAGCGATGTCGACGGCCCGGACGGCGGGGAGTCGACAACACGGTCGGATGCGACACCCCGGACGAGGACGTCCCCGTCCGGGAGAGGGGCCGCCGACCCGACCGGCGGCGCCGAGCGCATCGACGCCGCGATGGTCCCCGACGAGATTCCGGATGCACCGACCCTCTCCGTCGACTTCGAGGCGCTGCGGGAGATGGAGCCCATCGGTGTCGGTGGCAACGCGGACGTCAAGAGGGCCGTACTCGCGACCCCGGACGGTGACGTCCGACTGGCGATCAAGGAACCGCGAATGAGCGGCACCTTACACACCGACCAGGTCGAGCGGATGCTCGACGAGGCCGAGACGTGGGCGCGACTGGACGACCACGACCACGTCGTCGGCGTCGTCGATTACGGAAGCGCCCCGACGCCGTGGATCGCCATGGAGTACATGGACGGCGGCCACCTCGGCGAGCGATGCGGGGAGATGCGCCTGCCCCAGGCCCTGTGGACGGGAGTCGTCCTGGCCAGAGCAGTCAGGCACGCCCATCGGCGTGGCGTCGCCCATCTCGATCTCAAGCCCGAGAACGTGCTCTTTCGGACCGTGGAGGACGCGTGGGACGTGCCGAAGATCGCGGACTGGGGGCTCTCGAAGCACCTGCTCGATCACTCCACGAGCGTCGAGGGGCTCTCGCCACAGTACGCCGCCCCCGAACAGTTCACCGAGGAGTACGGGCCGACCGACGACGTGACCGACATCTACCAGCTTGGGGCCGTACTCTACGAGCTGTTCACCGGCCGACCGCCGTTCGAGGGCGAGGCCGCTACGGTGATGCAGCGAGCGTTGAACGAGTCACCGACGCCGCCGAGCGAGGTCGCTTCCGTCCCGGAGGCGCTCGACGGGATACTGCTGACCGCGCTGGCAAAGGAGCGGGACGACCGGTACGACGACGTGATCTACCTCCGCGACGACCTGCGAGAGCTGTTCGGCGACCGCTAA
- a CDS encoding PQQ-binding-like beta-propeller repeat protein, protein MRATRRGVLRTVGVMGVGGTLLSETGRPARAQSGEAWRQFGYDDANTGHAPDNTGPTDGVGPRWTFETGGQVSSSPAVVDGTVYVGSNDRNVYALSAADGTERWRFETDGWVRGGPTVVDDTVYVGNLSGSVYALSASDGTERWVAEQTGTSHPSPTVANGTVYLGSGDGTVYALDASDGSRQWSAAPSDGDSVALIQGAPAVADGTVYVGSADDNVYALSAADGTERWRFETGADVYTAPTVADGTVYVGSNDEYVYALSAADGAERWRFETNGYALGSVAVADGTVYAGDSFGNVHALNASDGSQQWSFRDGDHIMLGPVVVDGSVYVGNKDSNVYALSAADGTERWRYETGDAIRSSPAVVNGTVYIGSWDDSVYAITETPSAKTATPSAKTATPSSTPAPTETETATPTEPLTPSPTATTAVGGRTTGGGGRGDDSGVLPVLAGMIGLGGAGAGAWWYTRGDGDGSRPGSTTAVEGVETTRIPDEVPGAPTLSVRYGALTEQAPIGAGGNADVRKAILPTSDGDVTLAIKESRASGTLHTDQVERMLDEAETWARLDDHDHVVDVVDYGAEPLPWIAMEYMDGGHLGERCGEMRLPQALWTALAVTKGVRYAHRRGVAHLDLKPENILFRTVEDAWDAPKVADWGVSKHLLDRSTGDEMLSPQYAAPEQFSEEYGPTDDATDIYQLGAVFYELFTGRPPFEGAPVRAMHQVLNESPTPPSEVDSVPEALDGILLTALAKEKDDRYDDVIYLRDALRELFEGRE, encoded by the coding sequence ATGCGAGCGACGCGGCGGGGAGTGCTCCGAACGGTGGGCGTGATGGGCGTCGGGGGGACCCTTCTCTCGGAGACGGGACGGCCCGCGCGTGCCCAGTCGGGAGAGGCGTGGCGACAGTTCGGCTACGACGACGCCAACACCGGGCACGCGCCCGACAACACCGGACCGACCGACGGCGTCGGCCCGCGGTGGACCTTCGAGACGGGGGGGCAAGTGTCTTCGTCACCAGCGGTGGTGGATGGGACCGTCTACGTCGGAAGCAACGACCGAAACGTCTACGCGCTGTCGGCAGCGGACGGGACCGAACGGTGGCGCTTCGAGACGGACGGTTGGGTGCGCGGCGGACCGACGGTGGTGGACGACACCGTGTACGTCGGGAACCTCTCCGGGTCCGTGTACGCGCTGTCGGCGTCGGACGGAACTGAGCGGTGGGTCGCCGAGCAGACGGGAACGAGTCATCCATCACCGACCGTCGCGAACGGAACCGTCTACCTCGGGAGTGGCGACGGGACCGTCTACGCACTCGATGCGAGTGACGGGAGCCGCCAGTGGAGCGCTGCTCCCTCCGACGGCGATTCGGTTGCTCTGATTCAGGGTGCGCCGGCGGTGGCCGATGGAACCGTCTACGTCGGAAGTGCCGACGACAACGTCTACGCGCTGTCGGCAGCGGACGGGACCGAACGGTGGCGCTTCGAGACGGGTGCCGACGTGTACACCGCGCCGACGGTGGCGGATGGAACCGTCTACGTCGGGAGCAACGACGAGTACGTCTACGCGCTGTCGGCGGCGGACGGGGCCGAACGGTGGCGCTTCGAGACGAACGGGTACGCACTCGGCTCGGTGGCGGTGGCGGACGGAACCGTCTACGCCGGAGATAGCTTCGGCAACGTCCACGCGCTGAACGCGAGCGACGGGAGCCAGCAGTGGTCGTTCAGGGACGGCGATCACATCATGCTCGGACCGGTGGTGGTAGACGGGAGCGTCTACGTCGGGAACAAGGACAGCAACGTGTACGCGCTGTCGGCGGCGGACGGGACCGAACGGTGGAGATACGAGACGGGTGACGCGATTCGCTCGTCGCCGGCGGTGGTGAACGGAACCGTCTACATCGGAAGCTGGGACGACAGCGTCTATGCGATCACCGAAACGCCGTCGGCGAAGACCGCAACGCCGTCGGCGAAGACCGCAACGCCGTCGTCGACGCCAGCCCCGACCGAGACGGAGACTGCGACACCGACCGAACCGCTCACGCCGTCACCGACGGCAACCACCGCGGTTGGGGGGAGGACGACCGGTGGCGGCGGACGCGGGGACGACTCGGGAGTGCTTCCGGTACTGGCCGGCATGATCGGCCTCGGGGGTGCCGGTGCCGGCGCGTGGTGGTACACACGAGGAGACGGTGACGGCAGTCGTCCGGGCAGTACCACCGCCGTCGAAGGAGTCGAGACGACGCGAATTCCGGACGAGGTTCCGGGTGCGCCGACGCTGTCGGTTCGGTACGGGGCGCTGACGGAGCAGGCACCCATCGGTGCTGGTGGGAACGCCGACGTGCGGAAAGCGATACTGCCCACCTCGGATGGGGACGTCACGCTGGCGATCAAGGAGTCACGCGCCTCCGGAACGCTCCACACCGACCAGGTCGAGCGGATGCTCGACGAGGCCGAGACGTGGGCACGACTGGACGACCACGATCACGTCGTCGACGTCGTCGATTACGGCGCCGAACCGCTGCCCTGGATCGCCATGGAGTACATGGACGGCGGCCACCTCGGCGAGCGATGCGGGGAGATGCGCCTGCCCCAGGCCCTGTGGACGGCTCTCGCCGTGACGAAGGGGGTCCGGTACGCTCACCGGAGAGGCGTCGCCCATCTCGATCTCAAGCCCGAGAACATCCTCTTTCGAACCGTCGAGGACGCCTGGGACGCGCCGAAGGTCGCGGACTGGGGAGTGTCCAAACACCTGCTCGACCGTTCCACGGGCGACGAGATGCTCTCACCGCAGTATGCCGCCCCCGAACAGTTCTCCGAGGAGTACGGGCCGACCGACGACGCGACCGACATCTACCAGCTGGGGGCCGTGTTCTACGAGCTGTTCACCGGACGACCGCCGTTCGAAGGCGCCCCGGTGAGGGCGATGCATCAGGTGTTGAACGAGTCACCCACGCCGCCGAGCGAGGTCGATTCCGTCCCCGAGGCGCTCGACGGAATACTGCTGACCGCGCTGGCAAAGGAGAAAGACGACCGGTACGACGACGTGATCTACCTCCGCGACGCTCTCCGAGAGCTATTCGAGGGCCGAGAATAG
- a CDS encoding helix-turn-helix domain-containing protein: MADIKAVVRVEHPDIVLTKTVAHDRSSTVESVSEAGTDPTSGKFFYHIASADLDRFEDGLRNDDTVGEFERVTETGDETAIYTFEYTDEAKVVSPVISAANGVTLDMENDGSAWMLTVWMPDRTDLVHLWDYAQRNDIGIELLRVNEYASLGKTEAGLTDSQREALLVAFDAGYFEEPRSATLSDVAAELDISQPAASGLLRRGIRRLVASSLLDPERE; encoded by the coding sequence ATGGCGGATATCAAAGCGGTCGTCCGAGTCGAACACCCCGACATAGTCCTCACGAAGACGGTCGCGCACGACCGGAGTTCGACCGTCGAGTCGGTGTCGGAGGCAGGAACCGACCCGACGTCGGGGAAGTTCTTCTATCACATCGCGTCGGCCGATCTCGACCGGTTCGAGGACGGGTTGCGCAACGACGACACCGTCGGCGAATTCGAGCGCGTCACCGAAACCGGAGACGAGACGGCGATCTACACCTTCGAGTATACGGACGAAGCGAAGGTCGTCTCACCGGTGATTTCGGCCGCGAACGGCGTCACCCTCGACATGGAGAACGACGGGAGCGCCTGGATGTTGACAGTGTGGATGCCCGACCGAACGGACCTGGTCCACCTCTGGGACTATGCACAACGGAACGACATCGGGATCGAACTGCTGCGGGTGAACGAATACGCGAGTCTGGGGAAGACGGAGGCTGGGTTGACCGATAGCCAGCGAGAGGCACTCCTCGTCGCATTCGACGCGGGGTATTTCGAGGAACCGCGAAGCGCAACCCTGAGCGACGTCGCCGCCGAACTGGACATCTCTCAACCTGCGGCCAGTGGTCTCCTTCGACGTGGAATCAGGCGACTCGTCGCATCGTCCCTCCTGGATCCCGAGCGGGAGTGA
- a CDS encoding type II toxin-antitoxin system death-on-curing family toxin, producing the protein MTVWYPSVGDVLDIHEDIVSEYSDTSPGVRSRGDVEFALEYVGGRSFGSGPETIHETAFQSLRLLVANHPFVDGNKRTALNATAVFYLLNGYRFDYDDEIRGILKRFGTDETTVDEGHYLRTRTTAVDLAAVVERWRDDLVADGLDRPADTPPDDVMADVRGELVSRVARADRDEHREIYDALETE; encoded by the coding sequence ATGACCGTCTGGTATCCGTCGGTCGGGGACGTTCTCGACATCCACGAGGACATCGTCTCGGAGTATTCCGACACCAGTCCGGGAGTCCGGAGCCGTGGCGATGTCGAATTCGCACTCGAGTACGTCGGCGGACGGAGCTTCGGGTCGGGTCCCGAGACGATTCACGAGACGGCGTTCCAGTCGCTTCGACTCCTCGTCGCCAATCATCCGTTCGTGGACGGCAACAAGCGCACCGCACTCAACGCGACGGCCGTGTTCTACCTGCTCAACGGGTATCGGTTCGACTACGACGACGAGATCAGAGGGATACTGAAGCGGTTCGGAACGGACGAGACGACGGTCGACGAGGGCCACTATCTCCGGACACGGACGACGGCGGTCGATTTGGCGGCCGTCGTCGAACGGTGGCGGGACGACCTGGTTGCGGACGGACTGGATCGACCGGCCGACACCCCTCCCGACGACGTGATGGCGGACGTTCGTGGGGAACTCGTCTCGCGGGTCGCCCGGGCTGACAGGGACGAACACCGCGAGATCTACGACGCTCTCGAAACCGAGTAA
- a CDS encoding DUF433 domain-containing protein: MTITRDEDILGGEPRIDGTRVGVRHVAARVIDSGQSPAYVADQLDVSLAAVYEALSYYYDHIKEMRELEQKNEDAFDRVRESSLKPKETIQ; the protein is encoded by the coding sequence ATGACGATTACCCGCGACGAGGATATTCTCGGAGGAGAGCCGCGTATCGATGGGACCAGAGTCGGGGTTCGTCACGTTGCTGCGCGGGTGATAGACTCCGGTCAGTCGCCGGCGTACGTCGCTGACCAACTCGATGTCTCGCTCGCAGCGGTGTACGAGGCACTCTCGTACTACTATGACCACATCAAGGAGATGCGTGAACTCGAACAGAAAAACGAAGATGCGTTCGATCGGGTTCGAGAGTCCTCGCTGAAGCCGAAAGAGACTATCCAGTGA
- a CDS encoding DUF433 domain-containing protein — protein sequence MSQVTRRIVQELHDEPHLEGRRITVQFIKEQVEERGLDPRTVADRHELDVADVYRALTYYHDHPGEMRAIERQRQSVTDEHDHLTTDPDDVRD from the coding sequence ATGAGCCAGGTGACGAGACGTATCGTGCAGGAACTCCACGACGAGCCACACCTCGAAGGGCGGCGGATTACTGTTCAGTTCATCAAAGAACAAGTCGAGGAGCGTGGACTCGATCCGAGAACGGTCGCAGATCGCCATGAGCTCGACGTGGCTGATGTCTACCGGGCACTCACCTATTACCACGATCACCCCGGGGAGATGCGGGCGATCGAACGCCAGCGTCAATCCGTGACCGACGAACACGACCACCTGACGACCGACCCCGACGACGTTCGAGACTAA
- a CDS encoding DUF5615 family PIN-like protein, giving the protein MGYRILADENVEQATINYLQKLDHDVEWIGDVEELGLGADDESIAAYGRETTRLILTQDDDFFTQMDVEDTAGILFQKDQTLSAREVGDIVHELSGYIDQSDVTLEYVSRSWL; this is encoded by the coding sequence ATGGGGTATCGCATTCTAGCTGACGAAAACGTCGAACAGGCGACGATCAACTATCTGCAGAAACTCGATCACGATGTCGAGTGGATCGGCGATGTCGAGGAACTCGGCCTCGGTGCTGACGACGAATCGATCGCTGCCTACGGACGCGAAACGACCCGTCTCATTCTCACACAGGATGACGACTTCTTCACCCAGATGGATGTCGAAGATACTGCTGGGATTCTCTTTCAGAAAGATCAGACGCTTTCGGCCCGAGAAGTAGGGGACATCGTACACGAACTCTCCGGGTATATCGATCAGTCTGACGTGACGCTCGAATACGTGAGCCGAAGCTGGCTGTAA
- a CDS encoding NAD(P)/FAD-dependent oxidoreductase, whose product MEHVDVAVVGGGPAGSAAARAAAATGASALVLEKGVPREDRTGLGPDSTDAAGILDYWVDIMGIHPDEFPDGVLLSELDRAEFVGPSESCTLRSTGIDSSYDNFGYTFHRARFDDWLRERAETAGADYRVGVSVRDVETTLDADPRHTLRLADGDAVTADVVILADGPQRTVTNRVLDRYLPYPVTDRLGTTTANHIAYQEHRKLPPAVAEDLRGAITFWWGYIPGHTAYPWIFPNDDDVARIGLTMPIGLDLDDVTDPASYALVRPDDESVPGGSEYLRRLLEHEYGDEYDVPEDFPLVEDRGKSAGTETYPISSTRPVDSPVDAGIAVVGGAMGTTSAFHEGGDHVAVRTGSIAGELAGSGDLSGYNDAWKDAIEDEILRNVTMADMTAAYGPDDWDRVFRTARKMLAEESGYRLFERKFAAGWDAIKLLVGYRWRKRRLRGGYVNVPESDYVY is encoded by the coding sequence ATGGAACACGTCGACGTAGCCGTCGTCGGCGGCGGCCCCGCCGGGTCGGCGGCAGCGCGCGCGGCGGCGGCGACCGGTGCGTCCGCGCTCGTCCTCGAGAAGGGGGTCCCCCGCGAGGATCGGACAGGCCTCGGCCCGGACTCGACGGACGCCGCCGGCATCCTCGACTACTGGGTCGACATCATGGGCATCCACCCCGACGAGTTCCCCGACGGCGTCCTGCTGTCGGAACTCGACCGCGCGGAGTTCGTCGGCCCGTCGGAGTCCTGTACCCTCCGAAGCACCGGCATCGACTCCTCGTACGACAACTTCGGCTACACCTTCCACCGCGCCCGGTTCGACGACTGGCTTCGGGAGCGCGCCGAGACGGCGGGCGCCGACTACCGCGTCGGCGTCTCCGTGCGGGACGTGGAGACGACGCTCGACGCCGACCCGCGGCACACGCTCCGGCTGGCCGACGGCGACGCGGTGACCGCCGACGTCGTGATCCTCGCGGACGGCCCACAGCGAACCGTCACCAACCGCGTGCTGGACCGCTACCTGCCCTACCCGGTGACCGACCGCCTCGGGACGACGACGGCCAACCACATCGCGTATCAGGAACACCGAAAGCTGCCGCCGGCCGTCGCGGAGGACCTCCGCGGAGCCATCACGTTCTGGTGGGGGTACATCCCCGGTCACACCGCCTATCCGTGGATCTTCCCCAACGACGACGACGTGGCCCGGATCGGCCTCACCATGCCCATCGGCCTCGACCTGGACGACGTGACGGATCCGGCGTCGTACGCCCTCGTCCGGCCGGACGACGAGTCGGTTCCGGGGGGGAGCGAGTACCTCCGTCGCCTCCTCGAACACGAGTACGGCGACGAGTACGACGTCCCCGAGGACTTCCCGCTGGTCGAGGACCGGGGCAAGTCCGCGGGCACCGAGACGTATCCCATCTCCTCGACCAGACCCGTCGACTCCCCCGTCGACGCCGGCATCGCGGTCGTCGGCGGCGCGATGGGCACCACCTCCGCGTTCCACGAGGGGGGCGACCACGTGGCCGTCCGCACCGGGAGCATCGCGGGCGAACTGGCCGGCTCGGGCGACCTCTCCGGCTACAACGACGCCTGGAAGGACGCCATCGAGGACGAGATTCTCCGGAACGTGACGATGGCCGACATGACCGCGGCGTACGGCCCCGACGACTGGGACCGGGTCTTCCGCACCGCACGCAAGATGCTCGCCGAGGAGTCGGGCTACCGGCTGTTCGAGCGCAAGTTCGCGGCCGGGTGGGACGCGATCAAACTCCTCGTGGGATACCGCTGGCGGAAACGGCGACTCCGAGGCGGGTACGTCAACGTCCCCGAGTCCGACTACGTCTACTGA
- a CDS encoding D-2-hydroxyacid dehydrogenase — protein sequence MTDPDVVVLRQKVHGMAPEAYGAKLRDRLPDHEVAVATTPDEERDLLRRTRVATGISFDPEWLEVAENLDLFACAFAGTGHLDVDALEAAGVAVTNAAGVHGPNISEYVVGALVGHERRFRLARERQERAHWEAYPVGELHGSTAAVVGLGAIGSALVERLHPFGVETIGVRYTPEKGGPTDEVVGFDEVHSALARADYVILACPLTDTTRGLIDADALASMRADALLVNVARGPVVDTDALVTVLRDGDIRGATLDVTDPEPLPADHPLWSFDDVQITPHNAGNTPKYYDRLADILVENLRRIEEGIDELENQVV from the coding sequence ATGACCGATCCGGACGTCGTCGTCCTGCGGCAGAAAGTTCACGGCATGGCCCCCGAAGCGTACGGCGCGAAACTCCGCGACCGACTCCCCGACCACGAGGTGGCCGTCGCGACCACGCCCGACGAGGAGCGGGACCTGCTTCGCCGGACTCGGGTGGCGACCGGCATCAGCTTCGACCCCGAGTGGCTGGAGGTGGCCGAGAACCTCGACCTCTTCGCCTGCGCCTTCGCCGGCACGGGACACCTCGACGTGGACGCGCTGGAGGCCGCCGGAGTCGCCGTCACCAACGCGGCCGGCGTCCACGGCCCAAACATCTCGGAGTACGTCGTCGGCGCCCTGGTCGGCCACGAACGCCGGTTCAGGCTCGCCCGGGAGCGACAGGAGCGCGCCCACTGGGAGGCCTACCCCGTCGGCGAACTCCACGGGAGTACGGCCGCCGTCGTCGGCCTGGGCGCCATCGGCTCCGCCCTCGTGGAGCGACTCCACCCCTTCGGCGTCGAGACGATCGGCGTCCGCTACACCCCCGAGAAGGGCGGCCCGACCGACGAAGTGGTCGGCTTCGACGAGGTACACTCCGCCCTCGCCCGCGCGGACTACGTGATCCTCGCCTGCCCGCTCACCGACACCACTCGCGGCCTGATCGACGCCGACGCCCTGGCGTCGATGCGCGCGGACGCCCTGCTCGTGAACGTCGCCCGCGGCCCCGTCGTCGACACCGACGCGCTGGTGACGGTGCTGCGGGACGGGGACATCCGCGGGGCGACCCTCGACGTGACCGACCCCGAACCGCTGCCCGCGGACCACCCGCTCTGGTCGTTCGACGACGTCCAGATAACCCCGCACAACGCCGGCAACACGCCGAAGTACTACGACCGCCTCGCCGACATCCTCGTGGAGAACCTGCGGCGGATCGAGGAGGGAATCGACGAACTGGAGAACCAGGTCGTCTAG
- a CDS encoding fumarylacetoacetate hydrolase family protein yields MKLARIAVDGEVYTGEYRDGAVETDAGRFVVGEDGALAAPCDPSALYCVGRNFAETLDQMEYDVPDQPAFFIKPPASVVAHGEPIPYPTFSEEVTYAGELCAVIDERCHRLDPEEVPEVVRGYTIMNDVDALDQPGRTARKAFDGSGPLGPWIETDLDPHGIDMHTDVSGERRQEANTELMLFDPYEIVSFLSERFTFRPGDVIAFGSPANPGTVDPGDTVEITYEGVGTLRNDVAPPER; encoded by the coding sequence ATGAAACTCGCACGCATCGCGGTCGATGGCGAGGTGTACACCGGCGAGTACCGGGACGGTGCCGTCGAGACGGACGCGGGACGGTTCGTCGTCGGCGAGGACGGCGCACTCGCCGCCCCCTGCGATCCCTCGGCGCTCTACTGCGTCGGCCGGAACTTCGCCGAGACGCTCGACCAGATGGAGTACGACGTGCCCGATCAGCCGGCCTTCTTCATCAAGCCGCCGGCCTCCGTCGTCGCTCACGGGGAGCCGATCCCCTACCCGACGTTCTCCGAGGAGGTCACCTACGCCGGCGAACTCTGTGCCGTGATCGACGAGCGGTGTCACCGCCTTGACCCCGAGGAGGTCCCCGAGGTCGTCCGGGGCTACACCATCATGAACGACGTCGACGCCCTCGATCAGCCCGGGCGGACGGCCCGCAAGGCCTTCGACGGATCCGGCCCGCTGGGGCCGTGGATCGAGACGGACCTCGACCCCCACGGGATCGACATGCACACCGACGTGAGCGGCGAGCGCCGGCAGGAGGCCAACACGGAACTCATGCTGTTCGACCCCTACGAAATCGTCTCTTTCCTCTCGGAGCGGTTCACCTTCCGCCCCGGCGACGTGATCGCGTTCGGCAGTCCGGCCAACCCCGGCACCGTCGACCCCGGCGACACGGTCGAGATCACCTACGAGGGCGTGGGGACGCTTCGGAACGACGTGGCGCCGCCGGAGCGCTAG